The genomic region CCAGCTTGCCGGTCGCCGCGGCGTACAGGACGCCGCCGAGCGGGGTCTTCAGCAGCGGCAGCAGCGCCTGGGTCTCCGGATCGCCGAAGCGGCAGTTGAACTCGATCACCCGCAGCCCGCGGCTGGTCAGCGCGAGGCCGGCGTAGAGCAGCCCGCTGAACGGCGTACCGCGGCGGCGGAGCTCGTCGACGGTCGGCTGCAGCACCTTCTCGGTGATCTCCTCGACCAGCTTGTCCGGTGCCCAGGGCAACGGTGTGTAGGCGCCCATGCCGCCGGTGTTCGGGCCCTGGTCGTCGTCGCCGAGCCGCTTGAAGTCCTGGGCCGGCTGCATCGGCAGCACGGTGGTGCCGTCGGTGATCGCGAACAGCGACACCTCCGGGCCGTCCAGGTACTCCTCGATCAGCACCTGCTCGCACTCGGCCGCGTGCGCGAGGGCCTCCTCGCGGTCCGCGGTGACCACCACGCCCTTGCCGGCGGCCAGCGCGTCGTCCTTCACCACGTACGGCGGACCGAACGCGTCGATCGCCTCGGCGGCCTGCTCCGGGGTGGTGCAGATGTAAGCCCGGCCGGTCGGCACGCTCGCGGCGGCCATCACGTCCTTGGCGAACGCCTTCGACCCCTCGATCTGCGCGGCTTCCTTGGACGGCCCGAAGACCGCGATGCCGGCCGCGCGCAGCGGGTCGGCCAGACCGGCGACCAGCGGCACCTCCGGCCCGACCACGACCAGGTCGGTGCCGAGCTCCTGGGCCAGCGCGACGACCGCGTCGTGGTCGGCGATGTCCACCGGGCGGCAGCCGACCGTCTGCCCGTCGTACGCCGGCCGCAGCGCCGCGATGCCGGGGTTGCCCGGGGCCGCGACGACCTGCTCGACGGCCGGGTCCTGGCCGAGTGCCCAGACAAGTGCGTGTTCGCGGCCGCCAGAGCCGATGACGAGAACCTTCACGAGCCACGAGCCTAGGGCATGCCCGCCGGCAGCGCGCAGCCGCGCAGTGGCGGACCCGACGCGCGGGTCGTTCTGTCCGGGCGCCGGCGGTGACAGACTGCCCTGACTGGAGGTAGTGCATTGACTACACGTTCGGCACCGGCAGCGGCCCGCCGCCGGTTCTCCCCCGCGTCACTGGTGTCGTGGCTGCTGCTGACGCCCTGCCTGGTGATCTTCGCGCTGTTCATCGTCTGGCCGCTCGGCAAGTCGGTCTCGCTGTCGCTGCACGGCTCGGACCTGTTCGGCCGGCCCGACGCCTTCGTCGGCCTGCAGCACTACCGCGACATGCTCGGCTCGGCCGAGTTCCGGCACATCCTGTGGGTGACGTTCGCGTTCGTGCTGCTGACGGTGATCCCCGGCGTGCTCGGCGGTCTGTTCATCGTGCTGCTGCTCGAGCAGCACATCAAAGGCATCCGGATCTTCCGGACCGCGTTCGCGCTGCCGTTCGCGTTCTCGGTGGCCAGCGCGTCGGTGATCTTCGCGACCATCTACAACCCGGCGATCGGCCTGGCCAACGGCCTGCTCGGCCGGTTCGGGGTGGACCGGATCGGCTGGCTGACCGATCCC from Kribbella flavida DSM 17836 harbors:
- a CDS encoding carbohydrate ABC transporter permease, which codes for MTTRSAPAAARRRFSPASLVSWLLLTPCLVIFALFIVWPLGKSVSLSLHGSDLFGRPDAFVGLQHYRDMLGSAEFRHILWVTFAFVLLTVIPGVLGGLFIVLLLEQHIKGIRIFRTAFALPFAFSVASASVIFATIYNPAIGLANGLLGRFGVDRIGWLTDPDWALISVAITTVWMSIGYNVLVLSAGIGAIPAEINEAATLDGAGGWRASRYITVPMLGPQLFFLVVISTIQSLQGFGQIKILTPEGGPEQSTKTLVYSIYHTAFANNASDFGAASAQAIVLLVILLACTAIQFGVLERRVHYK
- the purD gene encoding phosphoribosylamine--glycine ligase — encoded protein: MKVLVIGSGGREHALVWALGQDPAVEQVVAAPGNPGIAALRPAYDGQTVGCRPVDIADHDAVVALAQELGTDLVVVGPEVPLVAGLADPLRAAGIAVFGPSKEAAQIEGSKAFAKDVMAAASVPTGRAYICTTPEQAAEAIDAFGPPYVVKDDALAAGKGVVVTADREEALAHAAECEQVLIEEYLDGPEVSLFAITDGTTVLPMQPAQDFKRLGDDDQGPNTGGMGAYTPLPWAPDKLVEEITEKVLQPTVDELRRRGTPFSGLLYAGLALTSRGLRVIEFNCRFGDPETQALLPLLKTPLGGVLYAAATGKLADAEPLSWKNAASVAVVVAAKKYPAKPRSGDVITGIEQAEAGGVRVFHAGTAVDGDDLVTAGGRVLAVSATGKNLDEARQHAYSAVGQIRIKGSQHRTDIALKAARGEITV